TAATGTTGAACAGAATGCCACGAGCACCATCTATCGTCACATCGAGCAAGCCACTGGTGATGGCCTTCTCAGCGGCCTTACGAGCACGATCATCGCCCTCACCATGACCAACAGCCATAAGCGCTGCGCCACCTTCGGACATAATCGTGCGGACGTCTGCGAAGTCCAGGTTGATAAGCGCAGGTACCGTAATCAGTTCGGAAATACCCTGAATACCCTGGCGCAAGACATCATCCGCTAATGAAAATGCTTGTTGCAGGGTCGCGCGCTTATCTGCCATCTGCAACAGGCGATCATTTGGAATCACAATGAGGGTATCGACCTGGCTCTTCAGCGTCTCAATACCATTGTTGGCGAATTGGCCGCGGCGTGCACCCTCAAAGGTGAAAGGCCGCGTCACCACGCCAATCGTCAATGCGCCCAGTTCTTTTGCAATCTGTGCAATCACTGGCGAAGCACCCGTCCCGGTACCACCACCCATACCACAGGCGATGAAGACCATGTCGGCACCCCGCAGGACCTCGTACAGATCATCAGCGCTCTCCTCAGCGGCTTTCTTGCCGATCTCAGGATTACCGCCTGCACCAAGGCCACGAGTCAGCTTTTCGCCAATGCGGACGCGTGTCTTGGCCTTAGACAGCATCAGTGCTTGACTGTCAGTGTTAACCGCAATGAACTCAACACCGCCAAGGCCCTCTGTAATCATGCGGTTCACAGCGTTGTTACCACCGCCACCGACACCAATCACTTTAATTTGTGCAAAGTTCTCGCTGCCTAATACTTCAAGTTCGTCCATCATAAGCGCATTGTCCCTATCAATTTTCGCAAACCTTACGATTTTCTTATCTAACCCTATGGTCTTATTGTACGCATAACCACCCTGCATGCAAGCAAGACCATTGCCCTATAGGCATGTTTTACTCGTCCCGGTCATCGGGCAGCAAGCGGCGCAAAAAGCCACCGAGCATCGAACCAATGTCCAGGCCAGGGGCCGGACTGCTGCCATTGCTGCGCGGTTCCGCGACTGTATCCAGATTCAGGCCCATTCGCAGCAACCCGATGCTCGTGCTATAAGATGGATTCTTGAGGGTATCCGCCATGCCTGTTAGCTTTTCCGGCTTGGCAATCCGCACAGGGCAATCGAGTATCTCCTGCGCCACATCCTGAATCCCCGGCAATTGCACCGAGCCACCCGTAATCACCGCGCCAGCGCGCAGCAACCCAGAGTAACCAGAACGTTTAATCTCTTTTTGCACCAATTCAAAGATTTCTTCCACGCGATATTCAATCGCCATGGCAAGGTCTTTACGCGTGAATTCCTGGGGAACGCCTTCGCCAAAAGGCTCGACAAGGAAGGTCTCTAACGAGCTAACCGCACGCCGCTGCGCATGCCCATGCTGAATTTTCACGACTTCAGCCAATTCAAAGGGCGCATGCAGCAAATAAGTGATGTCATGCGTGATGAGATTGCCTGCAACCGGGATCACTGCTGTATGCCAGACGGTGCCTTCTACGAAAATGGCAATGTCTGTGGTGCCGCCACCAATATCAATGATGACGACGCCCGCTTCGCGCTCTTCCGGGTTGAGCACAGCTTCGCCCGCCGCTAATGGGTTCAGGATGAAGCGATCAACCAGAATGCCCGCACCTTCTGCGGCTTGCTCAAGATTAGCAAGGCTGGTTGAGGATGCCGTGATAATATGCGCGTCAACCTCCAGCCGGAAAGCATGCATCCCTATGGGGTGGCGCACCCCCTCCTGCCCATCGAGCGTGTAACTGCGCGGCACGATATGCAGCACTTCGCGGTTATGCGGGATAGCAATCGCACGAGCCGCGTCCATCGCTTTTTCCAGGTCTTCTTCATTGACGCTGCGCGAGCCTGCAATACCCGTCATGCCACGGCTGGTCAACGAGGCGATATGCCCACCAGCGACGCTCACAAACGCACGACGAATCTGGTATCCGCTTGTTTTTTCTGCTTTGTGGACACTTGCGGAAATAGCAGCAACCAGAGCCTGCACATCATTGACAACCCCCTTCTTCATACCCTGCGACGGCTCAATACCAACGCCGAGAATCTGAATATCGTCCGGGCGTACTTCGCCAACAACGGTGCAAATCTTATGGGTGCCTATATCCAGGCCTACGACAATATCGCTCATGTACTTCGTCCAGCATACCTACGCTACGTGCGTCATACTTGATCAGTTACATATGATTCGTTACATGATCTGTTATACAAGTCAATGGGTATCTCGGATAGTCAGCAGCATTACGACTCATCCGTTAGATTCTGAAAATGATATGCCCCACCCACAGTATAAAACGGTTCATCGTCGTCAACCACAGGCATTTTATCCAACCTTTGCGCTATAGACATGGCCCCTGAAGGCGGCAGCCAATCCTGTAATCACAAAAGCAGGGCAGTGATCTAGCGTGCTATGGTATCCACGTAAGGATAATCCGGTATCGCGACGTTAATTTCCGTCGGTTGGACCCCCTGACTGACCATCCGCTGTACCAGGGTTTGATAAATCGAGAACTTCTCATCCATGCCGGTGCCAGTGCCGAACCACGCATCCCAGCCGCCGCCATCGGTATAACCAAGCCCCTTAACGGGATCGTATCGCAGTTCCGTTAAGCCATCTGGCAGTAGTTCTCTCAGTTGTAGCGCCCCAAACACGACATCATCATCAATCTCACCATCTAATGCCAGCCCTTCTTCACTGGCATTCGGCACGACGACCACCTGGACGAGATCATCACGTTGTTCACGCTGCGCCATTACCCGGCCATTGTTATCCAACCAGATAGGCGCGCCATCCTCGACCCACGTCAGCACAGGCTCACGCTCTTCAACAGTGATGGTCACCATTTGCGGCGGCCAGCTCAGGCGCACATCCACATCAGCCACAGAAGACGACCGCATGACATTCTCACGGACTTGATCCGGGTTGACCCAGAAGATATGCATATTCGCAATATCCGCAAAGGCGAAGACTTCTTCCTTCGTTAGGTAGCGCGTACCACCCACGCCAATGCTGTGAATGTAAAATGCATCTGATGAGAAGAACAAACCCAGCAAACCGGAGAGGCTCACCACAATCGCGAGGCTCACAAGCCGCCAGCTAAAGCCCTGGCTTCGTGGGCTGATCTGCTCACCGGGGCCACGCGCCACACGGTTTCTATCCGTGCGAACAACAGCGGCCTGACGTGTGCGGCGGCGACGATCGCGGCTGTTACTGGACATGCCTTACTCGATTGCTTTCAGGACAATACACATAATGGCTCGGAATATAACAAGATTATAACGACAGTGTACAGGATGGATACCACCGACGCAACGACACGCAGGCGATTTTAGACGGTCACTTCGTCTAGAAGTTGACCTTAGGCGGATCATCACAGGGCTTGTCATCGCCCTCATCATCTGGCGATTGCTCGTCCTGATTATAGAGCGCGTTGATTTTACGCTTACGCTTGCTCACACGCCATGCCTGCAAGCCCATATAGGCTAATGCGCCTACGTAAAGTGCAATGCCGACGACGATAAATATCCAGTTACGCCGTGTGCCAGAAAGCAACAGTACCAGCACACCGCTAATGAGCATCATCAATGTGAGGCTTATTCGCAAGAACATCACCACTCACCCAACAATTCAATTTCCAACTCTAATTGTACACCCTGTTGAGACAACACTGTGTTCTGGACGTGCTGTATCAGGGCGTAATAGTCGCTGGCGGTACCAATGGCGCTGTTCACCATGAAGTTAGCATGTACAGGCGATACCTGCACCCCACCGATCCCGGCACCTTTCAGGCCGCAGGCTTCAATCAAACGACCTGCATAGTCGCCGGGTGGATTCTTAAAAATGCTGCCCAGGCTGGCCCCAGGCGGTTGGGTCCGTGTGCGATAGGCATTGAAGTGCGTCATTTTCTCTCTGATGGCGGCCTGTTCCCCGGCTGGCAATGTGAGTGCAGCGTCCAGCACCAAAAAACGCCGATCCTGGCAGTGCTTGAGCACAGTCGAGCGATAGGCGAACTGCATCTGCTCCGGCGTATAGATCACCCGCCCACGTCCATATTCCAGGACGGTCACGACAGGCCGACTAGCGGCCATATCGCTGCCATGCGCACCCGCATTATTAACAATCGCTCCGCCAACAGTCCCCGGCACGCCAACGGCCCATTCTATGCCCGCGATGCCATGCTGCTGGCAGTAGCGCGTCAACTTCACCAACCCCATCCCGGCACTGGCGACCACTTTATAAGTATCACCCTGGCGCTCCTGCTGAACAGAAGCCAGTTGATTGACAATGACCAGGCCTTGGACGCCCTGATCGCTGATGAGCACATTAGAGCCTTTGCCCAACACCCGCACCGGGATGTCATCATCCCATGCAGCCTGGATCACCTGCTCAAGAAACGGCGCATGGTCTGGTTCGCGAACCAATAAGAACAACTCCGCAGGCCCACCCAGGCGCGCCGCTGTATACTTCGCCAGGGGCACATTGCGCTCCAACCTCGGCGTTAAGGCATCAAAAGCACCCATTAGCGTTGGCTTTCTAAATAGGCCAGGTACTCCACGCCGATTTGGGGAGCATCGCCTGCACTCATGATGAGCACGACAGCGGGAGCCTGTACGCCATCTATGAGCCGCTGAGCCGCATCGTGAAATGTTGCAGCATAGTAAGCATCATCATGATGCATAGCCTGGACGAGTTTCTCGCCAGTAATGCCAGGGACAGGCGCTTCTCGTGCGGCGTAAATACTCGTCACAATTACATGGTCCGCAGCCACAAATGCTTTCGCAAAATCATCGAACAATTCCTGGGTGCGGCTGTATGTGTGCGGCTGCCAGATCGCCCAGACATCGCGATCCGGGTAGCGTGCATGGGCGACATCAATCATCTTACGGATAGCCGTAGGATGATGCGCATAATCATCCACAATCGCGATGCCATCGACCTCAGCGCGCAGGTCAAAACGCCGCCCCGCGCCTTTAAAGGTCGCCAGGGCCGCAGCAGCCGTATCGAAAGGAACGCCCTGTAGATCCGCCACGATGAGCGCAGCCAGAGCGTTGAACACATTATGCTCACCGGGAATACTCAATGCGAGAGAACCCAGCAACTCGTTGCCACGCCAGACCGTAAAATGCAGCTTCCCGCCCTCATAAGCTAATTCACGAGCGGACCAATCTGCATCGGCAGATTGAATACCAAAAGTGATCGTTGGCAGCCCGTCGTGCTGGCGAGCGCGTGCCAGTGCAGCCGAGCCTGCATCATCGGCACAAGCGACAAGCACACCCTCATCACTCAACAGCGAAACAAAACGCTCAAAAGCCGCTGTAAATTGCTGTGGTGATTTGAAAAAATCAGGATGATCCCATTCCACATTGTTGACAACGGCAATATCCGGTTTCAGCCCCAGGAACATATAGTCGTATTCGTCCGCTTCGATGACGAAAGCAGGACCCTGGCCTGCTGCCGCATTCTGGCCTGTATTCATCAGCACGCCGCCAACGATATACGAGGGGTCTTGCCCGGCCGTAAGGAGGATATGCGCCGTCATGGAGGTGGTCGTCGTCTTACCATGTGTGCCCGAGATGCAAATCGCCTGCTGGCCTGCCATCAATTCAGCAATCATATCGGAGCGCTTCACAACCGGGATGCCCTGTGCTAAGGCTGCTTGCACCTCAACATGATCATCTGGCACAGCCGATGAACGCAGCACCAGGTCCGCCCCATCTACATAAGCTGCATCATGGCCGATGTATACCGTCACACCCTCCGCGGCGAGCGACGCCGCTAAAGGCCCCTGATTGCGGTCAGAGCCTGTAACAGTGTAGCCACGTTGCAACAAGACACGCGCAATTGCGGAAAGGCCCGTACCACCAACGCCAATAAAGTGAATTTGTTGTCCTGGTTTGAGAAGGGTCATAAGCGAATTAAGCGACGTAGAGGACGATCATGAGTAAGATGATGACCAGGATGGCTAAAGCGTCTCCGCCACCGCTGACGCCGCTCAGCAGGACCATCGGGATCGCATTTAAAGACTGCGCACTGGGTGAATCCAAGGCAGGCGCGATCACCTGCGGAATGGGATATTCGTTAATATCGAGGAAGTACCACAGCGTGCCACCCACGAGGTAGCCATTCAAAAAGCCTGCAATACTCCCCAACAAGCTCTCTTGCAGGTCAAATTCACGCTGGCTATTTTCTTCGCCGAATTCATCGGCGTTATAGACGATGAAGACGAAGACGATAAAAATACCCGCCTGTATCCAAAAGCTCTGAGCAGGGTCCATCAGCACAAAAAAGGTACTGCGCAAAAATGGATCAAATTGGAAGAGGGCGAAGATACCCAGCAAGATACCCGCCGAGCCAACCAATTCGCGCGTCCATCCACGCAAAAAGCCCATGACAGCGAAGAAGATAGCCATAGCCCACATGAATGATGACAATTGAATCATGAGTCGTTTCCGTCGTCCCTGAGTTGTTTGCGCGGTCTAAATCAGGATTAGCACCAGGATGAACAAGAATACCACAGCCAGCGCCAACAAGTTCCCATCATTCTGCGTGAGCAGATAAAGCGGCAGGTTGTTGACGGCCTGGGCATTGGCTGTATTCGCCAGCGGTGCCGTAATATACGGCGACAGAGGATAATCGCCCGTCCCGCCAATGCGGTTAATATCTAGGAAGTACCACAACGTCCCGCCGACGAGATAACCATTTAAGAGGCCAATCAAGCCACCTAAAACGCGTGACTGCAACGGATCACGGCCACGATCCCGCGAACGGCCACCACCAGCCCGCTCGCGCACGGCCTGTATGCCCACAATCGCCCGCTGCTGATAAGCGAAGAAGACAATCACCAGGAAGATCACACACTGCACATAAAATAGCTGGTCTGGCGGCAGCGAAGCGAAGAGTTCAAAGCGAATGGTGCTGTCGAACTGGAACATAGCAAACAAGCCCAGCATAATCCCCGCGAGCGAGATCACCTCTTTTGTGAAGCCGCGCAGGGTGCCGATGTAGCCAAAATAAGCCATCATCAAATAGACGATAATCGATAGCTCTAACATGCTCGCCTGCTCCGACCTGCCAAGTGTTCCACTCCAAAAATTATCAAAGGTCGCGCCCTTATTGGGCCATTTCCAGCAATAAATCCGCGATGTTTTGCGCACCGTGTGCGCTACCGAGCGCCTTCGCTGCGGCTTTCATCTGTACGGATGTGCCCTCATCGTACATCAGGCGGCGTATCGTGGGCAATAAGGTATCCGCCATTTGTTCATCATCCAACCGCACCGCCGCGCTATGCTCCGCTAAGTAATCCGCGTTCACACGCTGATAACGCCACGCATACGGATAAGGTACCAGGATGCCTGGTAAGCCATAATACGTCAATTCACCCAATGTACTGGCACCTGCCCGCGCAACAGCCAGATCAGAGGCCGCGTAAGCAAGGTGCATCTGGTCACTATACGCCAACGGATGATAAAGCGTCGCATCTGGCAGATCAGCCGTCGCTGCCTGCGAACGGTCCCAATCCAATTGCCCTGTAATGTGAATGACCTGAATACCATCAGCCAGTAGATCGGGCAAAATCGCCTCTACAGCCTGATTGATGCTGCGCGCGCCCCGGCTCCCCCCTGTAATGAGGAGGGTCTTGCGGGCCGGGTCCAGGCCAAAACAAGCCTGCCCTTCTTCGCGCGTAGCCGTCATAAACGCGCCACGCAGCGGATAGCCTGTCGCCACAATTTGCCCAGGTTTGAAGAATGGCGCGGATGCATCGACCGTAGTTGCGACTTTTTCAGCGAAGCGGCTCAATACACGGATTGTGCTACCTGGCTCAATATCCGGCAAATAGACAAGCATTGGGATGCCACGCACACGCGCCGCCAGGGCAACGGGCACATTGGCCCAGCCCCCAGTGAGTAAGATCGCCTGCGGCTTATGCCGCCCCATAAATTGCCAGGCTTGTAAAACCCCCAGGCCCATCTTCACCATACTGCTGATAGCACGCAATGGATTAACGCCCACAATCGGCCCGGCGAAGACTTCGCCATAGGCTGCGAAGGGGACGTCATAGGCATCAACCAGTTGTTTTTCGAAGCCGCCACCGCCACGAGTGCCGATGAAGGTCAGCTCATGACCGTCGCCGGACTTGTGCAGCACTTCCGCTACGGCTAGTGCGGGATAAACGTGCCCGCCGGTTCCCCCAGCCCCAATCAGTAGTCGCACCGGAAGACCTCCGTTTGGCTGTATTCTGTCGCAACGTCGCGACCCGGCTGACGCTCAACATCAAACCGACGCCCATCATCAAAACCAGTAATGCCGAGCCGCCATAGCTAATGAACGGCAGCGGCAACCCAGACGCCGGGATCACATTCGTCATAACCGCAATATTTAAAAGCGCCTGGATCGCAACCCAGACGGTGAAGCCCATCGCCAGCAGCGCACCAAAGCTGTCGTTTGAGCGACGCGCAATCTGGAAGCCACGAACAACAAAGGCGACAAATAGCAATACGACAAAGGCCGCCCCCACAACGCCCAACTCTTCGCCTATCACAGCGAAGATACTATCTGTATGTGGCGCGGGCAGCGCATTGTTGAATTTCTGCGTTCCCTGGCCTAACCCCATGCCGAACCAACCGCCATTCACAAAGGCGATGATGGCACCCTGGATATGGTCGCCAGCTTCTGTCGGGTCGCTCAGGCCCTGGAGGTACTCCGTCACACGGACCTGGGCCGTGGGGTTCGTTTGCAGCACCATAACCGCCGCCAACAAGCCCACAATGCCGACCACGACAAAATGCCAGACGCGCGCACCCGCCAAAAAATACATCGTGACAGCCGTGGTCACAATCACAACAGCAGAACTCAAGTCTGGCTGTAGGGCGATAGGCACAACGAGCAAACCAATGAGCACGCCAAAAGGAATCAGCCCATAGAGTAAGCTATCGACACGCGTGTTACGAGCGCTCAACCACGCCGCCATATAAAACACAACTGTGAACTCCGCTAATTCCGATGGCTGCAAGCGCCCACCAACCAGCGAACGACGCGCATTAAACACATCATCACCGAAGGCCCATACAGCAATCAGTGCACCGAGCGTAATCAGCAGCAAAAGCGGGCTAAAGCGCTTCCAGAAGCGATAATCAACGATGGTGAAGAAAGCCATCGCCGCCACAGCCAGCACCACATTGCGCATGTGGTCTTGTAAGAAGATGGCCGTGCTGGACCCGCGAGATTCCAAACTCCAGTTAAATGT
The Phototrophicus methaneseepsis DNA segment above includes these coding regions:
- the murC gene encoding UDP-N-acetylmuramate--L-alanine ligase; its protein translation is MTLLKPGQQIHFIGVGGTGLSAIARVLLQRGYTVTGSDRNQGPLAASLAAEGVTVYIGHDAAYVDGADLVLRSSAVPDDHVEVQAALAQGIPVVKRSDMIAELMAGQQAICISGTHGKTTTTSMTAHILLTAGQDPSYIVGGVLMNTGQNAAAGQGPAFVIEADEYDYMFLGLKPDIAVVNNVEWDHPDFFKSPQQFTAAFERFVSLLSDEGVLVACADDAGSAALARARQHDGLPTITFGIQSADADWSARELAYEGGKLHFTVWRGNELLGSLALSIPGEHNVFNALAALIVADLQGVPFDTAAAALATFKGAGRRFDLRAEVDGIAIVDDYAHHPTAIRKMIDVAHARYPDRDVWAIWQPHTYSRTQELFDDFAKAFVAADHVIVTSIYAAREAPVPGITGEKLVQAMHHDDAYYAATFHDAAQRLIDGVQAPAVVLIMSAGDAPQIGVEYLAYLESQR
- a CDS encoding FtsW/RodA/SpoVE family cell cycle protein, producing MTEQSVYDSPGPLRRVVRAAPRTAAAPVQERPSEEKMSFWATLDKPLLIIVGLLVVIGSMMVFSTTFNWSLESRGSSTAIFLQDHMRNVVLAVAAMAFFTIVDYRFWKRFSPLLLLITLGALIAVWAFGDDVFNARRSLVGGRLQPSELAEFTVVFYMAAWLSARNTRVDSLLYGLIPFGVLIGLLVVPIALQPDLSSAVVIVTTAVTMYFLAGARVWHFVVVGIVGLLAAVMVLQTNPTAQVRVTEYLQGLSDPTEAGDHIQGAIIAFVNGGWFGMGLGQGTQKFNNALPAPHTDSIFAVIGEELGVVGAAFVVLLFVAFVVRGFQIARRSNDSFGALLAMGFTVWVAIQALLNIAVMTNVIPASGLPLPFISYGGSALLVLMMGVGLMLSVSRVATLRQNTAKRRSSGATTDWGWGNRRARLSRTSRSGSAAQVRRRS
- a CDS encoding UDP-N-acetylglucosamine--N-acetylmuramyl-(pentapeptide) pyrophosphoryl-undecaprenol N-acetylglucosamine transferase gives rise to the protein MRLLIGAGGTGGHVYPALAVAEVLHKSGDGHELTFIGTRGGGGFEKQLVDAYDVPFAAYGEVFAGPIVGVNPLRAISSMVKMGLGVLQAWQFMGRHKPQAILLTGGWANVPVALAARVRGIPMLVYLPDIEPGSTIRVLSRFAEKVATTVDASAPFFKPGQIVATGYPLRGAFMTATREEGQACFGLDPARKTLLITGGSRGARSINQAVEAILPDLLADGIQVIHITGQLDWDRSQAATADLPDATLYHPLAYSDQMHLAYAASDLAVARAGASTLGELTYYGLPGILVPYPYAWRYQRVNADYLAEHSAAVRLDDEQMADTLLPTIRRLMYDEGTSVQMKAAAKALGSAHGAQNIADLLLEMAQ
- the ftsA gene encoding cell division protein FtsA → MSDIVVGLDIGTHKICTVVGEVRPDDIQILGVGIEPSQGMKKGVVNDVQALVAAISASVHKAEKTSGYQIRRAFVSVAGGHIASLTSRGMTGIAGSRSVNEEDLEKAMDAARAIAIPHNREVLHIVPRSYTLDGQEGVRHPIGMHAFRLEVDAHIITASSTSLANLEQAAEGAGILVDRFILNPLAAGEAVLNPEEREAGVVIIDIGGGTTDIAIFVEGTVWHTAVIPVAGNLITHDITYLLHAPFELAEVVKIQHGHAQRRAVSSLETFLVEPFGEGVPQEFTRKDLAMAIEYRVEEIFELVQKEIKRSGYSGLLRAGAVITGGSVQLPGIQDVAQEILDCPVRIAKPEKLTGMADTLKNPSYSTSIGLLRMGLNLDTVAEPRSNGSSPAPGLDIGSMLGGFLRRLLPDDRDE
- the ftsZ gene encoding cell division protein FtsZ — encoded protein: MDELEVLGSENFAQIKVIGVGGGGNNAVNRMITEGLGGVEFIAVNTDSQALMLSKAKTRVRIGEKLTRGLGAGGNPEIGKKAAEESADDLYEVLRGADMVFIACGMGGGTGTGASPVIAQIAKELGALTIGVVTRPFTFEGARRGQFANNGIETLKSQVDTLIVIPNDRLLQMADKRATLQQAFSLADDVLRQGIQGISELITVPALINLDFADVRTIMSEGGAALMAVGHGEGDDRARKAAEKAITSGLLDVTIDGARGILFNITGGSDLTLFEVNEAAAIIRESAHPEVNLIFGAQIDENLGDEVRITVVATGFEQSRAERRIRTEQPVQQQRPRTQMPAQQPPEQRPQVPVERPQAQAPSQPQTPPPSQPRPAAPPEPRVWDDSDQDIPAFLRRRKNN
- the murB gene encoding UDP-N-acetylmuramate dehydrogenase, which encodes MGAFDALTPRLERNVPLAKYTAARLGGPAELFLLVREPDHAPFLEQVIQAAWDDDIPVRVLGKGSNVLISDQGVQGLVIVNQLASVQQERQGDTYKVVASAGMGLVKLTRYCQQHGIAGIEWAVGVPGTVGGAIVNNAGAHGSDMAASRPVVTVLEYGRGRVIYTPEQMQFAYRSTVLKHCQDRRFLVLDAALTLPAGEQAAIREKMTHFNAYRTRTQPPGASLGSIFKNPPGDYAGRLIEACGLKGAGIGGVQVSPVHANFMVNSAIGTASDYYALIQHVQNTVLSQQGVQLELEIELLGEW
- a CDS encoding CvpA family protein, which produces MLELSIIVYLMMAYFGYIGTLRGFTKEVISLAGIMLGLFAMFQFDSTIRFELFASLPPDQLFYVQCVIFLVIVFFAYQQRAIVGIQAVRERAGGGRSRDRGRDPLQSRVLGGLIGLLNGYLVGGTLWYFLDINRIGGTGDYPLSPYITAPLANTANAQAVNNLPLYLLTQNDGNLLALAVVFLFILVLILI
- a CDS encoding cell division protein FtsQ/DivIB; protein product: MSSNSRDRRRRTRQAAVVRTDRNRVARGPGEQISPRSQGFSWRLVSLAIVVSLSGLLGLFFSSDAFYIHSIGVGGTRYLTKEEVFAFADIANMHIFWVNPDQVRENVMRSSSVADVDVRLSWPPQMVTITVEEREPVLTWVEDGAPIWLDNNGRVMAQREQRDDLVQVVVVPNASEEGLALDGEIDDDVVFGALQLRELLPDGLTELRYDPVKGLGYTDGGGWDAWFGTGTGMDEKFSIYQTLVQRMVSQGVQPTEINVAIPDYPYVDTIAR